Below is a genomic region from Methanobacterium sp..
TTTCTTCATTCTTATTGCTGATCATAACACTTAATTCTTTTAAATCAATGTTATTATTACCCATATTGCCTTTTATGTATTCAACTGCCTTTTTATCATCAGGATCGGTCTCTTCAAGGATTTTTTCCAGGGCTTCAGAAACATTTGAGTCAACTCTTGAGTTTTCTTCTTTAATTTCTTTAATCATAGTATCCTTAAGTCCTTGAGGAGTATCAAAAGCAGCAAGCTTTCCCTGACTGACAATTCCCACGTCATCACAGAGTAGCTCTACTTCATACATATCGTGAGAACATAATATGATTGTATGCCCGTTAGAGTTCAGTTCTTCAACTAAATCCCATAAAACTCTTTTAGTTGTAGGATCTAAACCGATTGTAGGTTCGTCTAAGAATAATATTTCTGGCTGGTGTATTAAACTGGCTACTACGGAAGCTTTTTGTTTCATACCTCCTGAAAGCTGTTTTACAAGCTTATTTTCAGCGTATTTAATATCTACCATTTCCATGAGTTCATCGGCTCTGCTTATTTTCAGGTCTTCTGGAAGACCATAAAAATCAGCACAGAGGTGTATGTTTTCTTTAACTGTAAGGTCACCGTAGAGACTTACCAGTTGAGGAACCATTCCAATTTTCTGTCTAACTTCATTAGGATTTTTTAGAACGTCATAACCTGACACTTTTGCAGTTCCAGATGTTGGAAGGATTAAACATGTAAGCATTTTTATTGTGGTGGTCTTTCCGGCACCATTTGGACCCAAAAATCCGAAGATAGTTTTATCTCGGACTCTCATGTTCAGTGCATCGACAGCTAAAAAATCATTATTATACCTTTTTGTAAGGTCGAATGTTTCTATAGCGTATTTCATAAA
It encodes:
- a CDS encoding ATP-binding cassette domain-containing protein, whose amino-acid sequence is MKYAIETFDLTKRYNNDFLAVDALNMRVRDKTIFGFLGPNGAGKTTTIKMLTCLILPTSGTAKVSGYDVLKNPNEVRQKIGMVPQLVSLYGDLTVKENIHLCADFYGLPEDLKISRADELMEMVDIKYAENKLVKQLSGGMKQKASVVASLIHQPEILFLDEPTIGLDPTTKRVLWDLVEELNSNGHTIILCSHDMYEVELLCDDVGIVSQGKLAAFDTPQGLKDTMIKEIKEENSRVDSNVSEALEKILEETDPDDKKAVEYIKGNMGNNNIDLKELSVMISNKNEEMLNTINNLSIVHDVVEHASGRITMDIEDSDEAVSKVISDIIEQGGNITSIATKDPSLEDVFMRVTSKKKQEQGVDDGGN